The following proteins are encoded in a genomic region of Streptomyces gobiensis:
- a CDS encoding fatty acid desaturase family protein — translation MTTHTAVRPPPPPTSGSDFARLSKKIADAGLMGRRPGYYTARITAVAALYAGGWTAFVLVGASWWTLAVAAFLALVFGQVALVAHDVAHRQVFRRRKASEISGRIAGNAGIGMGYGWWQDKHTRHHANPNHEELDPDLNPDVLVWSQKQARAAKGLPRLIGRTQAFTFFPLLTLEGFNLHVAGVRALANRSLKNRTLEGTLLIAHFAVYLAALFLVLPPGMAIAFLAVHQCLFGVYLGSIFAPNHKGMPTLTGKDRPDFLRRQVLTSRNVSGGWLTDLALGGLNHQIEHHLFPSMPSPHLRKAKAIVRHYCEELGVDYVETGLITSYRQALTSLHRAGAPLRQARVPVQG, via the coding sequence ATGACGACGCACACCGCGGTCCGCCCCCCACCACCGCCCACGTCCGGCAGTGACTTCGCCCGGCTGTCGAAGAAGATCGCCGACGCCGGTCTGATGGGCCGCCGCCCCGGCTACTACACGGCCCGTATCACGGCGGTGGCCGCGCTCTACGCCGGCGGCTGGACCGCCTTCGTGCTCGTCGGCGCCAGCTGGTGGACGCTGGCGGTCGCCGCCTTCCTCGCCCTGGTCTTCGGCCAGGTCGCCCTGGTCGCGCATGACGTCGCCCACCGCCAGGTGTTCCGGCGGCGGAAAGCCAGCGAGATATCCGGGCGGATCGCCGGGAACGCCGGCATCGGAATGGGCTACGGATGGTGGCAGGACAAACACACCCGCCACCACGCCAACCCCAACCACGAAGAACTCGACCCCGACCTCAATCCCGATGTGCTGGTCTGGTCCCAGAAGCAGGCCCGCGCCGCCAAGGGGCTGCCCCGCCTGATCGGCCGTACGCAGGCGTTCACGTTCTTCCCGCTGCTCACGCTGGAAGGCTTCAACCTGCATGTGGCGGGGGTAAGGGCGCTGGCCAACCGCTCGCTCAAGAACCGCACGCTGGAAGGCACGCTGCTGATCGCGCACTTCGCGGTCTATCTGGCCGCGCTCTTCCTGGTGCTGCCGCCCGGTATGGCGATCGCCTTTCTCGCCGTTCACCAGTGCCTTTTCGGCGTCTACCTCGGCTCCATCTTCGCCCCCAACCACAAGGGCATGCCGACTCTGACCGGCAAGGACCGCCCGGACTTCCTGCGGCGTCAGGTGCTCACCTCACGCAACGTGAGCGGCGGCTGGCTCACCGATCTCGCGCTGGGCGGGCTGAACCACCAGATCGAGCACCATCTGTTCCCCAGCATGCCCAGCCCCCACCTGCGCAAGGCCAAGGCCATCGTCCGGCACTACTGCGAGGAACTGGGCGTGGACTACGTGGAGACCGGACTGATCACCTCCTACCGGCAGGCCCTCACCAGCCTCCACCGCGCCGGCGCCCCACTCCGGCAGGCCCGCGTCCCCGTCCAGGGCTAG
- a CDS encoding sigma-70 family RNA polymerase sigma factor, whose protein sequence is MTKETERWLRIWSHREQLLKVARRRSVSMDDAEDAVHEAMVRASERPHLDDERLGGWLTTVTIRLCVDRHRQLNRDAAVGSRSAHTVVVPVEEAVCDRAEASWLARRSCDLPVRQAEALWLKAEDLDVGQVARKMGLNYRTVESLLARARRTLRNSLAGTLALTLWLIGRRPRTGGSGVQAMGAVSTVATLAVLGLALPSSSPPPDSGKPRQPATSHADTPSPGDFGRTGSGRNPSPWPPAARESGPSPSPSRSGMSLLDLELPEVEVPEVPALTDVPDVPNMPDIPSVPDLPNTHLPNTHLPDAPSLPDTPSLPGLPEAGEIPDVSESPDVPLPLPSSSAPSSGSPRPSMDAPTDLPVNPSGNLPDIP, encoded by the coding sequence ATGACGAAGGAAACGGAGCGGTGGCTTCGCATATGGAGCCACCGTGAGCAGCTGCTGAAGGTGGCCCGGCGGCGTTCTGTCAGCATGGACGATGCCGAGGACGCGGTGCATGAGGCGATGGTGCGGGCCTCGGAACGCCCGCATCTGGACGATGAACGGCTGGGCGGCTGGCTGACGACCGTGACCATCCGGCTGTGCGTCGACCGGCACCGGCAGCTCAACCGGGACGCCGCCGTGGGCAGCCGCAGCGCGCATACGGTCGTGGTGCCGGTCGAGGAAGCGGTGTGCGACCGCGCGGAGGCCAGCTGGCTGGCCCGCCGCAGCTGCGACCTGCCCGTACGCCAGGCGGAGGCGCTGTGGCTCAAGGCGGAGGACCTGGACGTCGGACAGGTCGCCCGGAAGATGGGCCTGAACTACCGCACGGTGGAGTCACTGCTCGCCCGTGCGCGCCGGACCCTGCGTAACTCGCTCGCCGGGACACTCGCCCTCACGCTGTGGCTGATCGGCCGCCGACCACGGACCGGTGGCAGCGGCGTTCAGGCCATGGGTGCGGTCTCCACCGTGGCGACGCTGGCCGTACTGGGCCTGGCGCTGCCCAGCAGCAGCCCGCCCCCGGACAGCGGCAAACCGCGGCAGCCCGCCACCTCCCACGCCGATACACCGTCCCCGGGTGACTTCGGCCGGACCGGGTCCGGCCGTAATCCCTCGCCGTGGCCCCCGGCGGCGCGGGAGAGCGGTCCCTCGCCGAGCCCGTCGCGCTCCGGGATGTCCCTGCTGGATCTGGAGCTCCCCGAGGTGGAGGTGCCGGAGGTGCCCGCCCTGACGGACGTTCCCGATGTACCGAATATGCCGGATATCCCCAGCGTCCCTGATCTCCCCAATACTCACTTGCCTAATACTCACCTCCCCGATGCTCCGAGCCTCCCCGATACTCCGAGCCTCCCCGGTCTTCCCGAAGCCGGGGAAATCCCTGATGTGTCGGAATCTCCGGATGTGCCACTTCCGTTGCCGTCCTCCTCGGCGCCGTCTTCGGGTAGCCCGCGTCCCTCCATGGATGCACCCACTGACCTGCCCGTAAACCCTTCCGGCAACCTTCCCGACATCCCCTAG
- a CDS encoding NAD(P)-dependent oxidoreductase, with protein MGTDRVKKVCIIGASGKLGQYMVRHALERGYEVVGVCRERSVPKLAAFEGRMTVVPGPTNDPEVIRRAVAGCDGVLTVLVPWGVQQYASGTAQAVLDHARPGARLVFSCGWHITRDGKDKYSRMFSMGVRIAAVLGKLVRAVEIDDQVEACSRVFASDTRWTVVRGSTLEEGESQGLPVWSRHVGDPVLASNLTRRVDFALFMVEALTDDALVQEAPAIVGRLTPSALAHTGVPHDHA; from the coding sequence ATGGGCACGGATCGTGTGAAGAAGGTCTGCATCATCGGGGCTTCGGGGAAGCTCGGGCAGTACATGGTCCGGCACGCGCTGGAACGCGGCTACGAGGTGGTCGGCGTGTGCCGGGAGCGCAGCGTGCCGAAGCTGGCCGCGTTCGAAGGCCGGATGACCGTCGTCCCCGGACCTACGAACGACCCGGAGGTGATCCGGCGGGCGGTCGCCGGGTGCGACGGGGTGCTGACGGTGCTGGTGCCCTGGGGCGTGCAGCAGTACGCGTCGGGCACGGCGCAGGCGGTGCTCGACCACGCACGGCCGGGCGCACGCCTGGTCTTCTCCTGCGGCTGGCACATCACGCGCGACGGCAAGGACAAGTACTCCCGGATGTTCAGCATGGGCGTCCGGATCGCCGCCGTGCTGGGCAAGCTGGTCCGCGCCGTCGAGATCGACGACCAGGTGGAGGCGTGCAGCCGGGTGTTCGCCAGCGACACCCGGTGGACCGTGGTGCGCGGCAGCACCCTGGAGGAAGGCGAGAGCCAGGGCCTGCCCGTGTGGAGCCGGCACGTGGGTGACCCGGTACTGGCCAGCAACCTGACGCGCCGTGTGGACTTCGCGCTGTTCATGGTGGAGGCGCTCACCGACGACGCGCTCGTCCAGGAGGCCCCGGCGATCGTCGGCCGCCTCACCCCCAGCGCCCTCGCCCACACCGGCGTCCCCCACGACCACGCCTAG
- a CDS encoding GNAT family N-acetyltransferase, translating to MTTTAAWPTAHMDGAHALLADGTPVRIRSARAADREAVLRMYREMSPEHLRMRFLGAGNRVTERSAERICADDRPGDRALVVLRGEQVLGAAEFHRNEPGGDTADVGIAVAGDWHRRGVGTLLMEHLVPLARRDGVRALTADALAANGPLFRLVADLGLRTTIRCADAEMHCTIELSAVDEPLPRPRSVVVIGTGRRPDSADRAILRRIREHGFTGELYAVGKRDPLPAGADLAVLVIAAHAVPEAAERCGKQGIRALIAVSSRLTDAQGVALQEICRGYGMRLVGPNCLGLSPGTARGTSLLDALPAAYRRLQLCLAGRHLRRQQRQRQ from the coding sequence ATGACGACGACCGCAGCATGGCCCACCGCTCATATGGACGGCGCACACGCACTGCTGGCCGATGGGACGCCCGTACGCATCCGGTCCGCACGGGCGGCGGACCGCGAGGCGGTCCTGCGGATGTACCGGGAGATGTCGCCGGAGCATCTGCGGATGCGATTCCTCGGGGCGGGCAACCGTGTCACTGAACGGTCCGCCGAGCGCATCTGTGCCGATGACCGCCCTGGTGACCGGGCGCTGGTGGTGCTGCGGGGCGAACAGGTGCTGGGGGCAGCGGAGTTCCACCGTAATGAGCCCGGTGGTGATACGGCCGATGTCGGTATCGCCGTCGCCGGGGACTGGCACCGCCGGGGTGTGGGAACCCTGCTGATGGAACACCTGGTACCGCTGGCCCGCCGGGACGGCGTCCGCGCCTTGACCGCCGACGCGCTCGCCGCGAACGGCCCGCTGTTCAGGCTGGTCGCCGACCTCGGACTGCGTACCACCATCCGCTGCGCGGACGCCGAGATGCACTGCACCATAGAACTGAGCGCGGTCGACGAGCCACTGCCGCGACCCCGCTCGGTCGTCGTCATCGGAACCGGGCGAAGACCGGACTCGGCCGACCGCGCGATCCTGCGCAGGATCCGCGAACACGGCTTCACCGGTGAGCTGTACGCGGTCGGCAAGCGGGACCCGCTGCCCGCCGGGGCCGATCTGGCCGTACTCGTCATCGCCGCGCACGCCGTTCCCGAGGCGGCCGAACGCTGCGGCAAGCAGGGCATACGGGCACTGATCGCCGTCAGCTCTCGGCTCACCGATGCCCAGGGAGTCGCTCTCCAGGAGATCTGCCGCGGCTACGGCATGCGGCTGGTCGGCCCCAACTGCCTTGGCCTGTCCCCCGGCACCGCCCGGGGCACCTCCCTGCTGGACGCTCTCCCGGCTGCGTACCGGCGTCTCCAGCTCTGTCTCGCCGGGCGACACCTGCGACGTCAGCAACGTCAGCGGCAATGA
- a CDS encoding rod shape-determining protein — protein MTLSHEQLRRCTLAVDMGTTRTRIYVKQSGLVVDEPSAVAVNTRSGGLMAVGQPAARMAGRTPAHIKLVHPVSQGTVVDIQMAQRMLRAMAGEKLHRAWRRKPLLRGAVCVPHDADPLARRAAEETLKGLGVRRVELVDTLIAAGIGCGLPVGQPEATMIAVCGTGVTQVAVLSLGEIVAAATVPVGGETIDQAVLQHLRNQHELMLPGQAVRELHLEVAAAGPMSPVTEVHGRDVATGRSRTAKVDPREVQAIMQSLLAGLVDAIRDVLHRCPPELVADLADRGIMLAGGSALLPGLDERLRRATAMPVRIAENPAVGAVNGLAAMLKGKVQPLVLDPLAR, from the coding sequence GTGACCCTCAGCCATGAGCAACTGCGCCGCTGCACGCTAGCCGTCGATATGGGGACAACCCGGACCCGTATCTATGTGAAGCAGTCCGGGCTCGTCGTCGATGAGCCGTCTGCCGTCGCTGTGAATACCCGGAGCGGGGGGCTGATGGCCGTGGGCCAGCCCGCCGCGCGGATGGCCGGACGCACCCCGGCCCATATCAAGCTCGTGCACCCCGTCTCGCAGGGGACGGTGGTGGACATCCAGATGGCACAGCGGATGCTGCGCGCCATGGCCGGCGAAAAGCTCCACCGGGCCTGGCGGCGCAAGCCGCTGCTGCGGGGAGCGGTGTGTGTGCCGCATGACGCCGATCCGCTGGCTCGGCGGGCGGCCGAGGAAACGCTGAAGGGGCTTGGGGTCCGGCGGGTGGAGCTGGTCGACACGTTGATCGCCGCGGGAATCGGCTGCGGCCTGCCGGTCGGGCAGCCCGAAGCGACGATGATCGCGGTGTGCGGGACCGGGGTCACCCAGGTCGCGGTGCTGTCACTGGGCGAGATCGTGGCCGCCGCGACGGTGCCGGTCGGCGGGGAGACGATCGACCAGGCGGTGCTGCAGCATCTCCGGAACCAGCATGAGCTGATGCTGCCCGGCCAAGCGGTACGGGAGCTGCATCTGGAGGTGGCCGCCGCCGGCCCCATGTCGCCGGTCACCGAGGTGCACGGCCGGGATGTGGCCACCGGGCGGTCCCGTACGGCCAAGGTCGACCCGCGGGAGGTGCAGGCCATCATGCAGAGCCTGCTGGCGGGTCTGGTCGACGCGATCCGCGACGTACTGCACCGCTGCCCGCCCGAGCTGGTGGCCGACCTGGCCGACCGCGGGATCATGCTGGCGGGCGGCAGCGCGCTGCTGCCCGGACTGGACGAACGGCTGCGGCGGGCGACAGCGATGCCGGTACGTATCGCGGAGAACCCGGCGGTGGGAGCCGTCAACGGCCTGGCGGCGATGCTCAAGGGCAAGGTCCAGCCACTGGTCCTGGACCCGCTGGCGCGGTGA
- a CDS encoding ABC transporter ATP-binding protein: MGVEISVKGLTKSFGQQVIWQDVSLTLPAGEISVMLGPSGTGKSVFLKSLVGLLKPERGSITIEGKDITKLREHDLYEVRKLFGVLFQDGALFGSMNLYDNIAFPLREHTRKTESEVKKVVLEKMDMVGLIGAEEKLPGEISGGMRKRAGLARALVLDPEIILFDEPDSGLDPVRVAYLNQLIVDLNAQTDATFLIVTHDIASARQVPDNIGLLFRRELVMFGPRALLLHSEEPVVGQFLGGRMQGPIGMAEEKDAAQVEEELAQLENGDRRGPQGGKGAGIGDVPRLLPSAGVPRSPRWERIAELERAFEASKGTGS; encoded by the coding sequence ATGGGTGTTGAGATCTCTGTCAAAGGGCTTACGAAGTCCTTTGGCCAGCAGGTCATCTGGCAGGACGTCTCGCTGACTCTGCCAGCCGGGGAAATCTCGGTCATGCTTGGCCCCTCGGGCACCGGCAAATCGGTATTCCTCAAGTCGCTCGTAGGGCTGCTCAAGCCGGAGCGGGGCTCGATCACCATCGAGGGCAAGGACATCACCAAGCTCCGCGAGCACGATCTGTACGAAGTGCGGAAATTGTTCGGTGTCCTTTTCCAGGACGGTGCCCTCTTCGGCTCGATGAACCTCTACGACAACATCGCCTTCCCACTGCGGGAGCACACCCGTAAGACGGAGAGCGAGGTCAAGAAGGTCGTCCTGGAAAAGATGGATATGGTCGGCCTGATCGGCGCCGAGGAGAAGCTGCCCGGGGAGATATCCGGCGGTATGCGCAAAAGGGCCGGACTGGCCCGGGCGCTGGTCCTCGACCCGGAGATCATCCTCTTCGATGAGCCCGACTCGGGCCTGGACCCGGTGCGGGTGGCGTATCTCAACCAGCTCATCGTCGATCTCAACGCGCAGACCGACGCCACCTTCCTCATCGTCACCCATGACATCGCCTCCGCCCGCCAGGTACCGGACAACATCGGGCTGCTCTTCCGCCGTGAGCTGGTGATGTTCGGCCCCCGGGCGCTCCTGCTGCACAGCGAGGAACCCGTCGTGGGGCAGTTCCTGGGCGGCCGTATGCAGGGGCCGATCGGCATGGCCGAGGAGAAGGACGCCGCCCAGGTGGAGGAGGAGCTCGCTCAGCTGGAGAACGGCGACCGCAGAGGTCCGCAGGGCGGTAAGGGGGCGGGCATCGGCGATGTGCCCCGGCTGCTGCCCAGCGCCGGCGTCCCCCGCTCGCCGCGCTGGGAGCGGATCGCCGAGCTGGAGCGGGCGTTCGAGGCGTCGAAGGGGACCGGCTCATGA
- a CDS encoding universal stress protein has translation MELVKPVVVGIDGTESALDAVEWAADRAQRQGAPLLLVHAVLRERYAGADRLPAERIRKEAMLATAAGRAALRAPMVKVMTRLLPDPPVWDLPRVAVEASLLVVGSRGRGTLVSLLLGSVGSGAAAFAGCPVVVMRGRVGVPQTPRPRVVVGVAEQEPHAAVVEFAFGEAARCGGELLAVRAWRGQPQQASDSLEDALAEGLHGRHGVRVVRRVVEGSAHSALLDASYGAELLVVGARPREGRRGIRLTPLHHAILHRSHCPVAVVPVPC, from the coding sequence ATGGAACTGGTCAAGCCCGTGGTCGTAGGGATCGATGGCACTGAGTCGGCGCTCGACGCCGTGGAGTGGGCGGCCGACCGCGCGCAGCGGCAGGGCGCCCCGCTGCTGCTCGTACACGCGGTTCTGCGGGAACGGTACGCGGGCGCGGATCGGTTACCGGCCGAGCGGATCCGTAAGGAGGCGATGCTGGCCACGGCGGCGGGCCGGGCCGCGCTGCGGGCTCCCATGGTGAAGGTGATGACCAGGCTGCTGCCCGATCCTCCCGTGTGGGATCTGCCGCGCGTAGCCGTGGAGGCCTCCCTGCTGGTGGTGGGCTCGCGTGGCCGGGGCACGCTGGTCTCGCTGCTGCTGGGGTCGGTGGGCTCGGGGGCAGCGGCGTTCGCGGGTTGTCCGGTGGTCGTGATGCGCGGCCGGGTGGGGGTACCACAGACCCCGCGCCCCCGGGTGGTGGTGGGGGTGGCCGAGCAGGAGCCGCACGCTGCCGTTGTGGAGTTCGCCTTCGGCGAGGCGGCACGGTGCGGCGGTGAGCTGCTGGCCGTACGGGCCTGGCGGGGGCAGCCCCAACAGGCCTCGGATTCCCTGGAAGACGCGCTGGCCGAGGGGCTGCACGGGCGCCATGGGGTGCGTGTGGTGCGCCGCGTCGTCGAGGGCTCCGCACACTCGGCGCTGCTGGACGCCTCCTATGGCGCGGAGCTGCTGGTGGTGGGGGCCAGGCCCCGGGAGGGCCGCAGGGGGATACGGCTCACTCCGCTGCATCACGCCATATTGCACCGGTCACACTGTCCGGTGGCGGTGGTCCCCGTACCCTGTTGA
- a CDS encoding MlaE family ABC transporter permease yields MSLSPKAAARHSGSLFAMALDVLRTLPRRPFQIREFIQQAWFIASVTILPTALVAIPFGAVIALQIGSLTRQLGAESFAGAASVLAVLREAAPIVTALLIAGAAGTAICADLGSRKIREEIDAMQVLGIDPIHRLVVPRVLATMVVAALLNGLVSVVGVSGGYFFNVIMQDGTPGAYLASFTTLAQLPDLWAGEIKALIFGAIAAIVASYKGLTAKGGPKGVGDAVNQSVVITFMLLFVTNFVLTAVYFQIIPQRG; encoded by the coding sequence ATGAGCCTTTCCCCCAAGGCAGCGGCCCGCCACTCGGGCAGCCTGTTCGCCATGGCCCTGGATGTGCTGCGCACCCTGCCCCGGCGGCCCTTCCAGATCCGGGAGTTCATCCAGCAGGCCTGGTTCATCGCCAGCGTGACCATCCTGCCCACGGCGCTGGTCGCTATCCCCTTCGGCGCTGTCATCGCGCTGCAGATCGGCAGCCTGACGCGGCAGCTGGGCGCGGAGTCCTTCGCCGGGGCCGCCTCGGTGCTGGCCGTACTGCGTGAGGCCGCGCCGATTGTGACCGCGCTGCTGATCGCCGGGGCCGCGGGCACCGCGATCTGCGCGGACCTTGGCTCCCGCAAGATCCGCGAGGAAATCGACGCCATGCAGGTGCTGGGCATCGATCCCATCCACCGGCTGGTGGTGCCCCGGGTGCTGGCCACGATGGTGGTCGCCGCCCTGCTCAACGGGCTGGTCTCGGTGGTCGGGGTGTCCGGCGGCTACTTCTTCAACGTGATCATGCAGGACGGCACTCCCGGTGCCTATCTGGCTTCCTTCACCACCCTCGCCCAGCTGCCCGATCTCTGGGCGGGCGAGATCAAAGCACTCATCTTCGGTGCCATCGCCGCGATTGTCGCCTCGTACAAGGGGCTGACCGCAAAGGGAGGACCCAAAGGCGTCGGAGACGCCGTGAACCAGTCGGTGGTCATCACCTTCATGTTGCTCTTCGTGACCAACTTTGTGCTGACCGCCGTGTACTTCCAGATCATTCCGCAGAGGGGATAG
- a CDS encoding response regulator produces the protein MTAPATPIGVFLLDDHEVVRRGLRDLLEAEADLTVVGEAADAREALARAPALRPDVAVLDVRLGDTAEGSDEEGIEVCRELRARMPELACLMLTSFDDDEALFDAIMAGASGYVLKQIKGSDLVSAIRTVASGQSTLDPGATSRVMARLRSTPEPDTPAELARLSPREREILELIGDGLTNRQIAERLYLAEKTVKNRISSILAKLGVGRRVQAAVIAERIRERERD, from the coding sequence ATGACTGCTCCGGCCACCCCCATCGGTGTCTTCCTCCTCGACGACCACGAGGTCGTACGCCGAGGCCTGCGTGATCTGCTGGAGGCCGAGGCCGACCTCACCGTGGTCGGCGAGGCGGCGGATGCCCGTGAGGCCCTGGCCCGCGCCCCGGCGCTGCGCCCGGATGTCGCCGTTCTGGATGTACGGCTCGGTGACACGGCGGAGGGCAGCGACGAGGAGGGCATCGAGGTCTGCCGTGAGCTGCGCGCCCGGATGCCGGAGCTGGCCTGTCTGATGCTGACGTCCTTTGACGACGATGAGGCGCTGTTCGACGCCATCATGGCGGGTGCCTCGGGCTATGTCCTCAAGCAGATCAAGGGTTCTGACCTGGTCTCGGCCATCCGCACCGTAGCCAGCGGCCAGTCCACGCTTGACCCGGGCGCCACCTCCCGTGTGATGGCCAGGCTGCGCAGCACACCGGAGCCGGACACCCCCGCCGAACTGGCCCGGCTCTCCCCCCGGGAGCGGGAGATCCTGGAGCTGATCGGCGACGGCCTCACCAACCGCCAGATCGCTGAGCGCCTTTACCTCGCCGAGAAGACCGTGAAAAACCGCATCTCCTCGATCCTCGCCAAGCTCGGCGTAGGCCGCCGCGTCCAGGCTGCCGTCATCGCCGAACGCATCCGGGAACGCGAACGGGACTAG
- a CDS encoding GAF domain-containing sensor histidine kinase codes for MPDAAGQGRQKHQSPDLPQLRLDELLDELQQRLDAARTSQNRMHSLLAAVLSVGRELDLEQVLRRIIEAAVALTDAAYGALGVVGDQQRISKFLTVGVPEELIQKIGPCPSGHGILGELIRNPEPLRLTDLTKHPASYGFPAHHPPMRSFLGVPIRVRNEVFGNLYLTEKHGGAQFDADDEAVLTTLSVAAGVAIDNARLYHESRRREKWLEASGEITRTLLSGASAEAVLSLIAQHALQVAQADSACVLLPTSDRSELCVTVAEGLEARKLTGRTVPINDSLAGVAARTGEPTVTADIRTDERGHAFPELKEPHGPTVAVPLFSAQEQAPGALRLARLADRPEFDATEVKLLSSFAAQAALALELARHRAEAEQLTLLQERDRIARDLHDLAIQRLFATGMTLQSAGRLIERPEAADRVVRAVDDLDETIKIIRSTIFALRSTGGRTDEKGLRHQMIQTVEAAVPALGFLPSLTMDGRLDTDVPAEIADHVLAVTAEALSNAARHAVARRVDVALTVADEVTLTVTDDGVGIGATPHTGGLTNMRSRAEQLGGTLTVGPPPESGTGTRISWQVPLPSD; via the coding sequence ATGCCGGATGCCGCGGGACAGGGGCGGCAGAAGCATCAGTCGCCGGATCTTCCCCAACTGCGGCTCGATGAACTGCTGGATGAGCTTCAGCAGCGGCTGGACGCTGCCCGTACCTCACAGAACCGGATGCACAGCCTGCTTGCGGCCGTACTGAGCGTAGGCCGCGAGCTGGACTTGGAGCAGGTACTGCGGCGGATCATCGAAGCGGCGGTGGCACTGACCGATGCCGCGTACGGTGCGCTGGGCGTCGTCGGCGACCAGCAGCGGATCTCCAAGTTCCTTACGGTCGGCGTCCCGGAGGAGCTGATCCAGAAGATCGGCCCCTGCCCCTCCGGACACGGCATTCTCGGGGAGCTGATCCGCAATCCGGAGCCGCTGCGGCTGACCGACTTGACGAAGCATCCGGCCAGCTATGGCTTCCCCGCCCACCACCCCCCGATGCGAAGCTTCCTGGGCGTGCCGATCCGGGTCCGCAATGAAGTCTTCGGCAATCTCTATCTCACCGAGAAGCACGGCGGCGCCCAGTTCGACGCCGATGACGAGGCGGTGCTCACCACCCTCTCCGTCGCCGCCGGGGTCGCCATCGACAACGCCCGGCTCTACCACGAGAGCAGGCGCCGCGAGAAGTGGCTGGAAGCGAGCGGCGAGATCACCCGCACCCTGCTGTCGGGCGCCTCGGCCGAGGCCGTGCTGAGCCTGATCGCCCAGCATGCCCTCCAGGTCGCACAGGCGGACTCGGCGTGTGTGCTGCTGCCGACCAGCGACCGCAGCGAGCTGTGTGTGACGGTCGCCGAAGGGCTGGAGGCCAGGAAGCTCACCGGTCGCACCGTGCCGATCAACGACTCGCTGGCCGGTGTGGCCGCGCGGACCGGTGAGCCCACCGTCACCGCGGACATCCGGACAGATGAGCGCGGCCACGCCTTCCCGGAGCTCAAGGAACCCCATGGCCCGACCGTCGCCGTACCACTGTTCTCCGCGCAGGAGCAGGCACCCGGTGCACTCCGGCTGGCGCGGCTGGCGGACCGTCCGGAGTTCGACGCCACCGAGGTCAAGCTGCTTTCCAGCTTCGCCGCCCAGGCGGCCCTCGCCCTGGAGCTGGCCCGGCACCGGGCGGAGGCCGAGCAACTCACGCTGCTCCAGGAACGGGACCGGATCGCCCGCGATCTGCACGACCTGGCGATCCAGCGGCTGTTCGCCACCGGCATGACGCTGCAGAGCGCGGGTCGCCTGATCGAGCGGCCCGAGGCGGCGGACCGCGTGGTCCGGGCGGTGGACGATCTGGACGAGACCATCAAGATCATTCGATCCACCATCTTCGCCCTCCGGTCCACCGGGGGCAGGACGGACGAGAAGGGTCTGCGTCACCAGATGATCCAGACCGTGGAAGCCGCCGTACCGGCCCTGGGCTTCCTGCCCTCCCTGACCATGGACGGCCGCCTCGACACCGACGTCCCAGCCGAGATCGCCGACCACGTCCTGGCCGTAACCGCCGAAGCCCTCAGCAACGCCGCCCGGCACGCTGTCGCCCGCCGAGTCGACGTCGCCCTCACGGTCGCGGACGAGGTCACCCTGACGGTCACCGACGACGGCGTAGGCATCGGCGCCACCCCGCACACGGGCGGCCTGACCAACATGCGCTCCCGCGCCGAACAGCTGGGCGGCACCCTGACCGTGGGCCCGCCGCCAGAATCGGGCACCGGCACCCGCATCAGCTGGCAGGTCCCGCTGCCCAGCGACTGA
- a CDS encoding TetR/AcrR family transcriptional regulator: MREGGKGQRRASARTPLSRERVIRAAMAVADEKGSAALTMRAIAEPLGVEAMSLYHHVAGREDILDGMVDAVFGEIDLPPRDTDWKSAMRHRAASARAVLRRHPWAVALMDSRTRPGPATLRHHDAVIGALRAGGFSVPMAAHAFSLIDSYLYGFVIQELSLPFSGSAELDEVAGAILREMPADAYPHLTELVTEHALKPGYDYADEFTFGLTLILDALRPDEGASA; the protein is encoded by the coding sequence ATGCGCGAGGGAGGCAAGGGCCAGCGCAGGGCGTCGGCGCGCACCCCGCTCAGTCGCGAGCGCGTGATCCGAGCCGCGATGGCGGTGGCGGACGAGAAGGGCTCGGCCGCGCTCACCATGCGGGCCATCGCGGAACCGCTGGGCGTCGAGGCGATGTCGCTCTACCACCACGTCGCGGGCAGGGAGGACATCCTCGACGGCATGGTGGACGCGGTGTTCGGCGAGATCGACCTGCCGCCGCGCGACACGGACTGGAAGAGCGCCATGCGCCACCGCGCGGCCTCCGCCCGCGCCGTGCTCCGGCGCCATCCGTGGGCAGTCGCCCTGATGGACTCCCGCACTCGGCCCGGCCCCGCGACCCTGCGCCACCACGACGCCGTCATCGGCGCGTTGCGCGCCGGAGGGTTCTCCGTCCCGATGGCCGCGCACGCCTTCTCGCTGATCGACAGCTACCTGTACGGCTTCGTGATCCAGGAGCTGAGCCTGCCGTTCAGCGGCTCGGCGGAGCTGGACGAGGTCGCGGGCGCCATCCTGCGCGAGATGCCCGCCGACGCCTACCCCCACCTCACCGAGCTCGTCACCGAACATGCCCTCAAGCCCGGCTACGACTACGCCGACGAGTTCACCTTCGGCCTCACCCTCATCCTCGACGCCCTGCGCCCGGACGAGGGCGCGAGCGCCTAG